In Pygocentrus nattereri isolate fPygNat1 chromosome 19, fPygNat1.pri, whole genome shotgun sequence, the sequence TGCTGTTAATTACCAGCTAATGACGGTGGCTTATGGTGAAAACTTGTTAGATTTATATCCTTAATAAGAATGTAAATTAGATATGTTTGTTATTATATGTTACGAGACGCTGTTAAGTTCTGAGATTATGTGAATaccataaataaatagacagtAATTCTGTAATTAAATACATTCTAGAaggaaaatacagaaataaacgctttatttcattgtttttgtttttctgcaacAGGCTGGAGACTCTACGTCAAAAACGTCAAGGTTCAAAGTGACTCTTTGACATTTGTCATGACGAAGAAGAGAGCGAAAAGTAAATGTTGTCCATTTATCTGCTGCGCTGCAGTGGAGGATGACATTGAAGTGCCCCAAGAATCCCATTTGCCTGCCTTTAGAAAGGTAAGTGAATTTAGAGCCTCAATGCCAAGCGGAACAAGTCAAATTGTCCATTTGCTTTTCAGATTTGCTGAAACACTAAAATAGTGTGTATttagtgtgtgctcactagtgtgtatgtagtgtttcacttcactgacaggttaaatgtggaggtgaaatttccccattatgggactaataagcgTGTCTTAATCTTAATCGCTTAAGTTGAGAAAACTACTGCTTATGTAACATCTGTTATTTTTCCAGGTAGAACATTGCAAAGCATACACTGACCGTCAACCAGTCCACTTATTTGAACTGTTATTTTGCCTGTAAAACTGTTGTCAGGTTATTCATCATTTTATGcctttgctgttttctttattcCCTCTTAAAACCTTAAAACAGAAGGCAGGGGCAGCATCCATGGCACAGCTGGCAAACAGGCTGGATTTGAACAATCCAGATGAGGAGACGATGGTGGATCCAGATTTGGATTCGGACACAGAGGTGACCGTCATCTTCCAAAGGCCAATAGAAAGCATCTCTGGAATGGATAAGCAGATTGTCCAGATGCAGAGTGCAGTGAAATGCTCGTACATGGAGAGCAGCACTGACGGTCCGGCTGTTAGAACGTGCCTCAGGGAATTATTTGACATCACCAAAGGCACCTATTTCAGCAACATCCATGATGAGGTCATCAGATCCATGACTTTCATGGTGCCTCAAGAGATGCAGGCCTCTGTGAACGTTCATACAACTTTCAGCCTCATCTCCAGTATTTATGAAGATGTGCTGAAAAAGGTAAGAAActtgatttaatttaaattttcaCTCCAAAGTTTATGGATTTGTACATTTATGAGAATGATGTAAGATGTGAAGCACACAACATAAAAGCTTAGAATTGACTGAAACATTGATTAAACCTTAGGCCAGTAACACACTCAACACAGGTATGTGAACATCCAGCCAGTGCACAACCCTTCTGTACAAGCTCACTGTGTGCTCTTATGTTACTGAGTGTACTGAAGGGGGCGATATAGGACAAATCAGAGCAGGATCTAGTGTTACTCCAAAATCCTCTTGTCTGAAGTATCTAGTAATCTTGTGTGAAGTATGTCGCTGTGGTCGGacgaaaaccttgtgtctccaaaatggtaactttacaggagaaggaaaaaacatactttactttcaatgtaagtcaatggaaccagacgtctttacaagTCCCTTTGGGCCATTTcatttggtctattcatcacaACATttagacaatgtaaagggcaacaggctttttcaaattatatcagaaactgaaaaatgacaaaaatggagacatgaggttttcttctgacttcTGGCCTGTTGCCAAAATATGTCATGGTAGAAAACCTCTGAAGCTTCTATATTATTACAAAACAAGATGGCAAACAAGTAATGCTATTGAATCTTGGATGCAGCTCATGACATTAAAAGTTCTTTTACTGTGTTCTTGTTTCACTAGATGAACTCTGCACTTCTGGAGACAGATGTTTTGACTGGGTCATGGATAGATTCTGTTGTCCCTCAAATCACGGATATGGCCAAAACCCTCCTGTCTTCAACTATGAAGAAGCTGCAGGACTTTTTGGAGATCTGTAAAGTGTGCGACTGGTTGAGAGCATCTCGAGGGTCTCCCGTCGACATACTCGACGAGCTGGATGCAGTGGTGCCCACTCTAACCAGGAAGGTGGTGGGAGCTGCTTTTCAGTCTCTGCTGGGCATCAGCTCTGAGGGGACATCAAAAGATGTGATGGACTGTGGGTCAGATACACCCCTAATCAAATTTCTTCAGGCTGTGGCTGACAAAATTGAGTCAGAGATTTCCTCTGAATCAGCCACGCCAAAGCAGTCGAGCTGTCCATCTGATTCCAGTGTGGTTGATGAACTGCCTTCCTCTCAGGGTCGAAAtgattttgaaagaaaagaaagatgtGAAGTGGCCACCTGTTCCGTCGTGACAGAGAAGCTCCTGAGCTCTCATCGCCCTCGCAGTGAGAGAGTTTTAGAGAGCATTATCTTCAACAAGTTAAATCAGAACAGTGACACAGACTCcactgagagagacacagagaggctCTTCAGACTCTCCGTTAACGGTTTCCTGGTCGAGTCGTCCAAAATGGTCCACCACATCATTAAAAACGAGACCACAGAGATGGCCAGGACTTCTCCTGTGTTCGACTCCACGCTGGAAAGCAGCATGTTAGCTGCAGCCTCTGGAGTCGTGAGTGCTCTGGTATCTGACCTAAAGAGCACCTTCCAGGAGGACTTTAAGTTGGCGGATCCTTCACTTGATCCAACACTGTACACCACCCAAATCCAGATGGTGTCTGATAAAGTCCTGGAATCCATCCAATCTAAGCTGAAGGAAGTGCTCATCATATATATCTTCATGAGAGTAAATGGAGTCATGAAGACCACATATGATGCCCAGCTAAGATCCAGCCTCCTGACAGCCTCTAGGGAGACACTGAAGATCATCATCGAGGCCATCATGGCAATTCTACGACGGTTCAATGTGGCAGACTCTATATTCCTGTACAGACGATTTCTGTGGAATCTGCAGGAATGTCTGATCCAACCTTCACCGTCAGAATCCAGTGATGTGTCCAGTGAGGATAGCTTCGATGAAGAGCTGTACTGCCGGCCCCGGTTTCCTAAGATTAGACTTCCAAAGCTCAGATTTAAGGTATGACTTATTTCTAATTCTGTTTAAATTCTATTTAATTCAGTGACGGATCTTCAACTGGTGCAATATTCTGTTTTgtcatctttgtttttttatgtaaactTATTTCATATCATCGTACCTTCATTCAGTTCAACAACTGCAGATTTTACTGGATTACTGAAAGTCtattttttattccattttttacagaaacagaaaaacaggatGGAAGCCACGACTGTTCTCGCTGAAGACCAGACCCAGAATCAACCTCTTCCAACTGGTAATTATTATAGCACTCGCCTCTCTAGATTCAGTTCAGATAGATAATGTTGTTTGCCTGTTGTCCACCATCCCAATAATGACACCAACAATTTGATATTAGCAATAGTTgattctgttttgtgttttcatgtaaatccattttcagatctcttcAGTTTTTCTGTCAACTTTTTCTCTTGTAGTATTTTAAATTGCatcttctctcttccttcctctaGAAAAGCCATCGAACGGTCCCACTTCATCTGCGGCCGTCCCAAAGAGAAAGACCTTCTTCTCTAGAGTTTCTGCCGCTTTCTGCAGGGTCTTTCGGAAAGGAGCCAAGACATCGGCTTAAACACACCAGCTGCCGATGTAGGACACTTCCACCAATGTTTTCCAAGTTTCTGTATAATTAGTGTTTAAGgtgtaaacagtgtcattcagagtggtttgatgtgaaatggttcattgtagagaaactttcagTTAGAATtattcatagtggtggtgatgggaaccaaaccAAAGAGTTCactgtctctaaaagctcccttgtAGAAAGAAATTACATTTAATGGTTATGAACTCGCCGACTGAAGCCtctgacattgttttatgataatgTTGAGATGCTTTTTAAAACGCATTCACGGCAGACAGGGAAATGCAGGGTGAAACAccccaaataaaacattataccATCATTATGCATTTGGCCAACATTACATATCGTTTaggtttgctttttgttttggacacaaaacaaaaatagcTGTGTTTGCCCTGCAGATGTTGTGACCCCTGTTTAcgatcatcaccactgtaaagaaatctgagtcaggaattttctctacaattaactgTTCCACTTTGATTCTTTCTGAATGCCtcagtttacatctcaatgattgaattatgcaaatgTTGACAATTTGATGTTATTCCACCAGGATatccaaaactgaaaataaaaaaagtagaaaaagcaGTTTTATAGTGTGTCCCAGATTTAATGACTGTATAAAATGATGCTGAGTCTGACAAACATGCAGAATTTTAGCCGTGATGGCATTTATTTTCACGCAGGTTTAAAACCTCTCACTCTTGGAGAATCGAGTTGTGTGTGCAAACATTAGTGCATATTCAGTATTGAGTACATGAGTAATTAactattcaaataaaatgaactaaaatattGAGGGAAGGAAGTTTAGTGTACAGTCATTAGGGCTGGCCTGAAGAACAGTACAGCCTTTTAATACTCGATGTTTTTGAGTGAGAATTTGAAAACTTTCTCAAAACAACCAGAGATCAAGAGAGGccagttaaaaaaaattccACCGTCTAGTTTTCTAAACTATATAAAATGATGGTTCACTACAGTGTGATCTTGCAGGTTTGGCAGTAGCAGAGCAGCAAATTCATGTCCATGATGAATTTTCAAACTTATGAATTAGCAAAACTTAATGTATTGCTAATTTTGTTGGCATATTGCTAATGTAGTTGgagtatttgtgtttttgcgACTGTATAGTCGTTGCCATTTTGAGGACTGAGC encodes:
- the LOC108424008 gene encoding uncharacterized protein LOC108424008 isoform X1 gives rise to the protein MTKKRAKSKCCPFICCAAVEDDIEVPQESHLPAFRKKAGAASMAQLANRLDLNNPDEETMVDPDLDSDTEVTVIFQRPIESISGMDKQIVQMQSAVKCSYMESSTDGPAVRTCLRELFDITKGTYFSNIHDEVIRSMTFMVPQEMQASVNVHTTFSLISSIYEDVLKKMNSALLETDVLTGSWIDSVVPQITDMAKTLLSSTMKKLQDFLEICKVCDWLRASRGSPVDILDELDAVVPTLTRKVVGAAFQSLLGISSEGTSKDVMDCGSDTPLIKFLQAVADKIESEISSESATPKQSSCPSDSSVVDELPSSQGRNDFERKERCEVATCSVVTEKLLSSHRPRSERVLESIIFNKLNQNSDTDSTERDTERLFRLSVNGFLVESSKMVHHIIKNETTEMARTSPVFDSTLESSMLAAASGVVSALVSDLKSTFQEDFKLADPSLDPTLYTTQIQMVSDKVLESIQSKLKEVLIIYIFMRVNGVMKTTYDAQLRSSLLTASRETLKIIIEAIMAILRRFNVADSIFLYRRFLWNLQECLIQPSPSESSDVSSEDSFDEELYCRPRFPKIRLPKLRFKKQKNRMEATTVLAEDQTQNQPLPTEKPSNGPTSSAAVPKRKTFFSRVSAAFCRVFRKGAKTSA
- the LOC108424008 gene encoding uncharacterized protein LOC108424008 isoform X2, with the protein product MTKKRAKSKCCPFICCAAVEDDIEVPQESHLPAFRKAGAASMAQLANRLDLNNPDEETMVDPDLDSDTEVTVIFQRPIESISGMDKQIVQMQSAVKCSYMESSTDGPAVRTCLRELFDITKGTYFSNIHDEVIRSMTFMVPQEMQASVNVHTTFSLISSIYEDVLKKMNSALLETDVLTGSWIDSVVPQITDMAKTLLSSTMKKLQDFLEICKVCDWLRASRGSPVDILDELDAVVPTLTRKVVGAAFQSLLGISSEGTSKDVMDCGSDTPLIKFLQAVADKIESEISSESATPKQSSCPSDSSVVDELPSSQGRNDFERKERCEVATCSVVTEKLLSSHRPRSERVLESIIFNKLNQNSDTDSTERDTERLFRLSVNGFLVESSKMVHHIIKNETTEMARTSPVFDSTLESSMLAAASGVVSALVSDLKSTFQEDFKLADPSLDPTLYTTQIQMVSDKVLESIQSKLKEVLIIYIFMRVNGVMKTTYDAQLRSSLLTASRETLKIIIEAIMAILRRFNVADSIFLYRRFLWNLQECLIQPSPSESSDVSSEDSFDEELYCRPRFPKIRLPKLRFKKQKNRMEATTVLAEDQTQNQPLPTEKPSNGPTSSAAVPKRKTFFSRVSAAFCRVFRKGAKTSA